The following coding sequences lie in one Indicator indicator isolate 239-I01 chromosome 2, UM_Iind_1.1, whole genome shotgun sequence genomic window:
- the CLDN20 gene encoding claudin-20 — MASASLQFFAFILALFGVFGDITATLLPNWKVNADVGSNIITAITQMQGLWMDCTWYSTGMFSCTLKYSVLSLPIYIQTARTTMVLSCILSAFGICITTVGMKCTKLGGDTDSKSHACFAGGVCFILAGISGLVPTSWYTREIISNFLDQNIPESSKHEPGGAVYTGFISAGFLLIAGAIFCTSCFKKQQGAWIYPSKQHFPSTEQESNAGYNLQDYV; from the coding sequence ATGGCATCAGCAAGTCTACAGTTCTTTGCTTTTATTCTGGCTTTGTTTGGTGTGTTTGGAGATATCACAGCCACTTTGCTACCAAACTGGAAGGTTAACGCAGATGTTGGTTCAAATATAATAACAGCTATAACACAGATGCAAGGACTCTGGATGGACTGCACATGGTACAGCACTGGGATGTTTAGCTGTACCCTGAAATACTCCgttctctctctccccatctACATCCAAACTGCACGGACCACGATGGTACTGTCTTGTATCCTATCAGCCTTTGGGATCTGCATCACTACAGTTGGAATGAAATGCACCAAGCTAGGAGGGGACACTGACAGCAAAAGTCACGCTTGTTTTGCTGGAGGAGTCTGCTTCATTCTCGCAGGAATCTCTGGATTAGTACCAACATCCTGGTACAcaagagaaattatttcaaatttTCTGGACCAGAACATTCCAGAAAGCAGTAAACATGAACCAGGAGGAGCGGTTTATACCGGATTCATTTCAGCAGGGTTTCTGCTTATCGCAGGTGCAATCTTCTGTACTTCctgttttaaaaagcagcaaggAGCATGGATTTACCCTTCAAAGCAGCACTTCCCATCCACTGAGCAGGAGAGCAATGCAGGCTACAACCTGCAGGACTATGTGTAA